Proteins co-encoded in one Bacillota bacterium genomic window:
- a CDS encoding DUF4321 domain-containing protein, which produces MRRDRNPWILLLVLLFGAIAGSAVGHILSKYVPLLGHSVGGGLEPPVTLDMVVLTLTFGVKLALNIGTAIGVILAMMLYFGRR; this is translated from the coding sequence ATGCGGCGGGACAGGAACCCTTGGATCCTGTTGTTGGTGCTTCTTTTCGGAGCCATTGCCGGCAGCGCCGTTGGGCACATCTTGTCGAAGTACGTGCCGCTGCTCGGCCACTCCGTGGGTGGGGGCCTGGAGCCGCCGGTAACCCTGGACATGGTAGTGCTCACGTTGACGTTCGGCGTGAAGCTCGCACTGAACATTGGCACCGCCATCGGTGTAATCCTCGCGATGATGCTGTACTTCGGCCGTCGCTGA
- the radC gene encoding DNA repair protein RadC → MKDLPASERPRERIAASGPASLSNVELLAVILRTGNEGKTALDLAWRLFKIARDASGPGRELVWLAGATCEEIRSVRGIGCAKAAEVKAAIELGKRAATGAAQGRPAIRCPSDVGGLFVGEMKHLDREQFHAVLLNTKNQVLGIELVSVGSLNESIVHPREIFRTAVRKSAAAIILVHNHPSGDPNPSPEDVNVTRRIVEAGRILGIEVLDHVVIGEDRFVSLREAGVGWPGF, encoded by the coding sequence ATGAAAGACCTTCCCGCGAGCGAGCGGCCGAGGGAGAGGATAGCCGCGTCCGGGCCGGCCTCCCTCTCCAACGTCGAGCTCCTCGCGGTGATCCTCAGGACGGGGAATGAGGGCAAGACCGCCCTCGACCTCGCCTGGCGCCTGTTCAAGATCGCGCGAGACGCATCGGGTCCCGGAAGGGAACTGGTCTGGCTGGCCGGCGCCACGTGCGAGGAGATCCGCTCGGTGAGGGGAATCGGTTGCGCGAAAGCGGCCGAGGTAAAGGCCGCCATCGAGCTGGGGAAGCGGGCTGCGACAGGCGCGGCGCAGGGCAGGCCCGCGATCAGGTGCCCGTCCGACGTGGGCGGGCTGTTCGTGGGCGAGATGAAACACCTGGACCGGGAGCAATTTCACGCCGTACTCCTCAACACCAAGAATCAGGTGCTGGGGATCGAACTCGTGTCGGTGGGCAGCCTCAACGAGTCCATCGTCCACCCGCGCGAGATATTCAGGACGGCGGTGAGGAAGAGCGCCGCGGCGATAATACTGGTGCACAACCACCCCAGCGGCGATCCCAACCCGAGTCCGGAGGATGTCAACGTGACGCGCCGGATCGTCGAAGCGGGTCGAATCCTGGGGATCGAGGTCCTGGACCACGTCGTGATAGGCGAGGACCGGTTCGTAAGTCTACGGGAGGCCGGGGTCGGCTGGCCGGGATTCTAG
- a CDS encoding rod shape-determining protein, giving the protein MFDFIYNYFSRDMGIDLGTANTVVHVKGRGIVIQEPSVVALNRDTREVLAVGNEAKQMIGRTPGNVIAIRPMKDGVIADFDVTQTMLRYFIRKANPRGLFKPRIVISVPTGVTEVERRAVIEACYQAGAREAYPLDEPKAAAIGAGLPITEPTGNMIVDIGGGTCEVAVISLRGIVTARSIRVAGDEMDEAIVNYVKKTYNLLIGDRTAEEVKIKIGSAYPVNDDESIEIRGRDLVTGLPKTMTMTAEETRKALSEPVAAIMDAIRVTLERTPPELAADIMDRGIVLAGGGSLLRGLDRLISEDTGMPVHVAEDPMLCVVRGTAKALEDVETLRRIATSSRRLG; this is encoded by the coding sequence ATGTTCGATTTCATCTACAACTACTTCTCGCGGGACATGGGGATAGACCTGGGAACAGCCAATACCGTGGTACACGTCAAGGGTAGGGGGATCGTGATCCAGGAACCCTCCGTGGTCGCCCTCAACAGGGACACGCGGGAAGTGCTCGCGGTAGGTAACGAAGCAAAGCAGATGATAGGCCGGACGCCCGGCAACGTGATCGCCATCCGTCCCATGAAGGACGGCGTCATAGCCGACTTCGACGTTACGCAGACGATGCTCCGGTATTTCATCCGGAAGGCCAACCCGAGGGGGCTTTTCAAGCCGAGGATCGTGATATCGGTGCCGACCGGTGTCACCGAGGTGGAGCGGCGCGCCGTGATAGAGGCGTGCTACCAGGCCGGCGCGAGGGAAGCGTACCCGCTCGACGAGCCGAAGGCGGCCGCGATAGGCGCGGGCCTGCCGATCACGGAGCCCACCGGCAACATGATCGTGGACATCGGCGGGGGCACTTGCGAGGTTGCTGTGATATCGCTCCGCGGCATCGTCACCGCCCGGTCGATCAGGGTGGCCGGCGACGAGATGGACGAGGCCATCGTCAACTACGTCAAGAAGACGTACAATCTCCTCATAGGTGACCGCACTGCTGAGGAGGTCAAGATCAAGATCGGATCGGCCTATCCCGTAAACGACGACGAATCGATCGAGATCAGGGGCAGGGACCTCGTCACGGGACTTCCGAAGACGATGACAATGACGGCCGAGGAGACCCGCAAGGCGCTGTCGGAGCCCGTCGCGGCCATAATGGACGCGATCAGGGTTACACTCGAGAGGACACCGCCCGAGCTCGCCGCTGATATAATGGACAGGGGGATCGTCCTTGCGGGCGGAGGCTCGCTTCTGAGGGGCCTGGACAGGCTGATCTCGGAGGACACCGGTATGCCCGTGCACGTGGCGGAAGACCCGATGCTGTGCGTGGTCAGGGGAACCGCCAAGGCCCTGGAGGACGTGGAGACCCTGAGGCGGATAGCCACAAGCTCCAGGAGGCTGGGATAG
- the mreC gene encoding rod shape-determining protein MreC: MFSIVVTSLTSRERDRASGIENFVNDVIVPIQSTASRVSGTVQSVGSWFSSIQQVKSENERLAARIGELETVRAQLEEALNENRRLRDLVGFAQRSSFSFVPAEVIGRNADNWFSTITVNRGSRDSVEKDWPVVGSKGLLGRVMKVTPRTATVMLLLDPDASAGAMVVRSRDMGLILGGRTDGLLKMTMFSRDADVREGDVVVSSGLGSVFPKGILIGHVDTVDREEYGLIKSALVRPAADFSRIEEVLVLQPPREERPR, from the coding sequence GTGTTCAGCATCGTCGTCACGAGCCTCACCTCGAGGGAGAGAGACCGCGCCAGCGGAATCGAGAACTTCGTAAACGACGTGATCGTCCCGATTCAAAGCACCGCTTCGCGGGTATCCGGCACCGTCCAGTCCGTGGGCTCCTGGTTCTCCAGCATCCAGCAGGTTAAAAGCGAAAACGAGCGCCTGGCGGCGAGAATAGGCGAGCTCGAGACCGTGCGCGCCCAGCTTGAGGAAGCCCTGAACGAGAACCGCAGGCTCAGGGATCTCGTGGGGTTCGCGCAACGGTCCTCGTTTTCTTTCGTTCCGGCCGAGGTTATCGGCCGCAATGCCGACAACTGGTTTTCCACGATAACGGTTAACCGCGGATCGCGTGACTCGGTTGAGAAGGATTGGCCGGTGGTCGGGAGCAAGGGCCTGTTGGGGCGCGTAATGAAGGTGACGCCGAGGACCGCGACGGTCATGCTCTTACTGGACCCGGACGCATCCGCCGGCGCAATGGTGGTGAGATCGCGCGACATGGGGCTCATCCTCGGCGGGCGGACGGACGGCCTCCTGAAGATGACGATGTTCTCGAGGGATGCCGATGTGAGGGAAGGCGACGTCGTCGTGTCGTCCGGCCTCGGAAGCGTGTTCCCAAAGGGTATTCTCATCGGTCACGTGGACACGGTTGACAGGGAGGAGTATGGGCTCATAAAGTCGGCTCTCGTACGCCCCGCTGCGGATTTTTCAAGGATCGAGGAGGTCCTGGTATTGCAGCCCCCGAGGGAGGAACGGCCCAGGTGA
- the mreD gene encoding rod shape-determining protein MreD, whose translation MRKWPFVVVAASWLCQAAVVAVVSPRGAVPDIPLLASQFAALLTDPLTGGLAGLIAGLQQDLLASRYIGLNALSKAACGLIAGLAGRRVYCDRFAVPFSVGFVATLLCNTLAFIILRLAGAGVSLFDRMPVIAMASLYNALLGPVVFAAIGGVRAARSVLRRQV comes from the coding sequence GTGAGGAAGTGGCCTTTCGTAGTGGTGGCCGCTTCGTGGCTCTGCCAGGCGGCCGTAGTGGCTGTCGTCAGCCCGCGCGGCGCGGTCCCCGACATCCCGCTCCTGGCGTCCCAGTTCGCCGCGTTACTCACCGACCCCTTGACGGGGGGGCTTGCCGGCTTAATTGCCGGCTTGCAGCAGGACCTCCTGGCCAGCCGGTACATTGGGCTCAACGCCCTGTCCAAAGCGGCCTGCGGGTTAATCGCCGGACTCGCGGGCAGGCGCGTCTACTGCGACAGGTTCGCTGTGCCGTTTTCCGTGGGGTTTGTCGCGACCTTGCTGTGCAACACCCTCGCGTTCATCATCCTCAGGCTGGCCGGAGCCGGAGTCTCGCTTTTCGACCGGATGCCGGTCATAGCGATGGCGTCGCTCTATAATGCCTTGCTTGGCCCCGTCGTGTTCGCCGCGATCGGTGGCGTCAGGGCGGCCAGGTCCGTGCTCAGGAGGCAGGTGTAG
- the mrdA gene encoding penicillin-binding protein 2: protein MPQDGIGDRMKKRLAVFFLLLALAFVLIGVQLGRLQIVLGDKYEDLAKGNRLRLVPITAPRGVIYDRNGELLAASRPAFSVSLLIMNPAETAESVKRLGAILGIDPARIRSKINDQAGRLYEPVKIIADISAETYTTIEEHRADMPGVVVEAEPVRDYPGGTFAAHVLGYVHEISKEQLDSPRYKDYRMGDTIGQYGLEAAFERDLRGENGGKQVEVDARGRFSKILGKIDPKAGNNVHLTLDAGLQRAAEKALDDQIEKLRKTNPNVRAGAVAVIDVRNGEVLAMVSRPAFDPNDFSHGITPDKLQELYKVKALNNLAIAGQYPPGSSFKMVTAIAALEESKVTPSERITCAGHHWLIPSLNCWIKSGHGSVDILGAIQGSCNVFFYEMGRRLGVDLIAKYGKQLGLGSPTGVDLPGEATGLLPTTEWKRKAYSQKLVREPEVLLAEHMMAGMGQVFHSYTPLQMANYVATIANGGTRYKPHFLGKVTDLSGNLVREATPEVAGTLNVSKATLDIVRHGMWLVTQPGGTAAATFAGMNVRLAAKTGTAENPHGDDHAWMVAYGPFDNAEIAVAVILEQGGHGGASAGPVVRAVFEEYFRTQKPGSEATGP from the coding sequence GTGCCCCAGGACGGGATCGGGGACCGGATGAAGAAGCGGCTGGCGGTGTTCTTCCTCCTGCTCGCGCTGGCTTTCGTTCTCATCGGCGTCCAGCTCGGAAGGCTCCAGATCGTCCTGGGGGACAAATACGAGGACCTCGCCAAGGGGAACAGGTTGAGGCTCGTGCCCATCACGGCCCCGCGAGGCGTGATCTACGACCGGAACGGCGAATTGCTCGCAGCCAGCCGTCCCGCGTTCTCCGTGTCGCTGCTGATTATGAACCCCGCGGAGACGGCCGAGAGCGTCAAGAGACTCGGCGCCATCCTGGGGATCGACCCCGCCAGGATCCGGTCGAAGATCAATGACCAGGCCGGGCGGCTATACGAGCCCGTCAAGATAATCGCCGACATCAGCGCCGAGACGTACACTACAATAGAAGAACACCGCGCCGACATGCCCGGCGTAGTGGTCGAGGCGGAGCCCGTGCGGGACTACCCGGGTGGAACGTTCGCCGCGCACGTCCTGGGGTACGTCCACGAGATCTCGAAAGAGCAGCTTGATTCGCCCAGGTACAAGGATTACCGGATGGGCGATACGATAGGCCAGTACGGTCTTGAGGCCGCGTTCGAGCGCGACCTGCGCGGGGAGAACGGCGGCAAGCAGGTTGAGGTCGACGCCAGGGGCCGGTTCAGCAAGATCCTGGGCAAGATCGACCCGAAGGCGGGAAACAACGTCCACCTCACTCTCGACGCCGGCCTGCAGCGGGCCGCCGAGAAGGCCCTCGATGACCAGATAGAGAAGCTGCGCAAGACGAACCCCAACGTCAGGGCGGGGGCCGTGGCCGTCATCGACGTGCGTAACGGCGAGGTACTCGCCATGGTCAGCCGCCCGGCGTTCGATCCGAACGACTTCTCGCACGGCATAACGCCCGACAAGCTCCAGGAGCTCTATAAGGTCAAGGCACTGAACAACCTGGCTATCGCGGGGCAGTACCCCCCGGGGTCATCGTTCAAAATGGTCACCGCCATCGCCGCGCTGGAAGAGAGCAAGGTAACCCCGTCCGAGCGCATCACCTGCGCCGGCCATCACTGGTTGATCCCCAGCCTGAACTGCTGGATCAAATCCGGCCACGGATCGGTCGACATCCTGGGGGCCATTCAGGGGTCGTGCAACGTCTTCTTCTACGAGATGGGCAGGCGCCTCGGTGTGGACCTCATAGCCAAGTACGGGAAACAGCTCGGCCTGGGGTCGCCCACGGGGGTGGATCTCCCGGGCGAGGCTACAGGCCTTCTTCCTACGACCGAATGGAAGCGCAAGGCCTACTCCCAGAAACTGGTGCGCGAACCCGAGGTCCTTCTGGCGGAGCACATGATGGCGGGGATGGGCCAGGTGTTCCACAGCTACACGCCGCTGCAGATGGCCAACTACGTGGCCACGATCGCCAACGGTGGGACGAGGTATAAGCCCCACTTCCTCGGGAAGGTCACCGATCTATCCGGGAATCTCGTTCGCGAGGCAACGCCGGAGGTTGCAGGGACCCTGAACGTGTCGAAGGCCACCCTGGACATCGTGCGGCACGGGATGTGGCTGGTGACGCAACCAGGCGGCACGGCGGCGGCGACGTTTGCGGGGATGAACGTCAGGTTGGCCGCGAAGACGGGCACGGCGGAGAACCCGCACGGTGACGATCATGCCTGGATGGTCGCGTACGGGCCGTTTGACAACGCGGAAATCGCCGTGGCGGTCATCCTCGAGCAGGGGGGGCACGGCGGCGCCAGCGCGGGACCCGTCGTGAGGGCCGTGTTCGAGGAGTATTTCCGGACTCAAAAGCCCGGGTCGGAAGCCACAGGCCCTTGA
- the minC gene encoding septum site-determining protein MinC: MPEPAMRQDVVIKGTRNGLLVVLNDEVDFETAKASLIERLGESGSFFQGANVTLDIGSRNVGAAELVELELMMDMSLGVHLEKVVRNQYRRTRSASGSANGSGVFAGASGGAGTATRAAPRDDDRAAVDSASTRPTMLVKRTIRSGQTIRFDGNVVVLGDANPGSEIAARGDIVVVGFLRGVAHAGAGGDESAIVAALRLAPTQLRIAGRISRPPEGPSNPTLPEIARLRGGVIVVETMSWIAGLSRASCGEE, encoded by the coding sequence GTGCCGGAACCGGCCATGCGGCAAGACGTTGTGATCAAGGGAACGAGAAACGGGTTACTCGTCGTGCTGAACGATGAGGTGGACTTCGAAACGGCGAAGGCCTCGCTCATCGAGCGGCTGGGCGAGTCGGGCTCGTTCTTTCAGGGCGCCAACGTCACTCTGGACATCGGTTCGCGGAACGTAGGGGCCGCCGAACTGGTGGAGCTGGAATTGATGATGGACATGAGTCTCGGTGTTCACCTGGAGAAGGTCGTGCGGAACCAGTACCGCAGGACGCGTTCCGCGTCGGGGAGCGCGAACGGGAGCGGCGTCTTCGCCGGGGCTTCAGGCGGGGCCGGGACGGCGACGCGGGCCGCACCACGCGACGACGACAGGGCTGCTGTCGACTCCGCCTCGACAAGGCCGACGATGCTGGTGAAGAGGACCATCCGGTCCGGCCAGACTATCAGGTTCGACGGGAACGTCGTGGTGCTTGGGGACGCTAATCCGGGCTCCGAAATAGCGGCCAGGGGCGACATCGTGGTAGTTGGGTTCCTGCGGGGTGTGGCGCACGCGGGGGCCGGCGGGGACGAGAGCGCGATCGTGGCGGCATTGAGATTGGCGCCCACGCAGCTGCGCATTGCGGGAAGGATATCCAGGCCGCCCGAGGGACCATCGAACCCGACCCTGCCAGAGATCGCGCGGCTCCGCGGCGGGGTGATAGTCGTTGAAACGATGTCCTGGATCGCGGGGCTTTCCAGGGCTTCTTGCGGGGAGGAGTAG